Proteins encoded within one genomic window of Candidatus Zixiibacteriota bacterium:
- the nadB gene encoding L-aspartate oxidase: MERRYDFLIVGSGIAGLFFALKVSQMNPNSRVAIVTKKGETDTSTNRAQGGIAAVTQGTDSFEAHVADTLKAGAGLCDKEVVEKIVEAAPSVIKELVDFGVRFTRSDEGFHLGREGGHSAPRVVHAQDLTGREIERALLKACRSMPNVDIFRDHMVLELITYEEAGRRYCGGGFVFCENDREFSYFYAPVTMLATGGLGQIYYHSTNPKIATGDGVALAYRAGIPVSNLEFTQFHPTTLYTPGRWPFLISEAVRGEGARLYSVSGRRFMEGAHEQQELAPRDIVARAIDREIKETGEEYVLLDISHVDADRIKSRFPNIYAECLRRGFDMTERAIPVVPAAHYACGGVVSSISGETEMPGLYTAGEVAMTGMHGANRLASNSLLEAVVMARFAADRSSAYVRDIDFPEHIPAHNLPASSLRYPRQKILIAHDKRQLNRVMSDFVGIVRRVDHLELALERVQQIREAINQYYFATPVTQAIAELRNMATVAELMIKAALWRHESRGLHYIEDYPETKEEYARNSIFSREEDDDH, encoded by the coding sequence ATGGAACGGCGCTATGACTTTCTGATCGTCGGCAGCGGGATAGCGGGTTTGTTTTTCGCTCTTAAAGTGAGCCAGATGAATCCGAACAGCCGCGTTGCAATAGTTACCAAAAAAGGTGAAACCGACACCAGCACCAATCGTGCGCAGGGAGGTATCGCGGCGGTTACCCAGGGAACTGATTCCTTTGAAGCTCATGTTGCCGATACCCTCAAGGCGGGGGCGGGATTGTGCGACAAAGAGGTGGTCGAGAAAATCGTGGAAGCGGCGCCGTCGGTGATCAAGGAACTGGTCGATTTCGGTGTGCGATTCACACGTTCCGACGAAGGTTTCCATCTCGGTCGTGAAGGCGGCCATTCCGCGCCTCGCGTAGTCCATGCTCAGGATCTAACCGGACGGGAGATCGAGCGGGCATTGCTCAAAGCCTGTCGGTCCATGCCCAATGTCGATATTTTCCGCGATCACATGGTGCTCGAGTTGATCACTTACGAGGAAGCCGGTCGTCGATACTGCGGCGGCGGGTTCGTCTTCTGCGAAAACGACCGTGAGTTCAGCTATTTCTATGCGCCGGTGACGATGCTTGCTACCGGTGGACTCGGCCAGATTTATTACCATTCGACCAATCCGAAAATCGCTACCGGCGACGGCGTGGCACTGGCTTATCGCGCCGGGATTCCGGTCAGCAATCTGGAATTCACGCAGTTTCATCCCACTACTTTGTATACTCCCGGTCGCTGGCCGTTTCTTATATCGGAGGCGGTTCGTGGTGAGGGCGCGCGGCTTTACTCCGTGTCCGGACGTCGTTTCATGGAAGGCGCTCACGAACAACAGGAACTGGCTCCGCGTGATATCGTAGCTCGTGCGATCGACCGAGAAATCAAGGAAACCGGCGAAGAATATGTCCTGCTCGATATCAGTCACGTTGACGCCGATCGGATTAAATCTCGTTTCCCCAATATCTATGCCGAATGTCTGCGGCGAGGTTTCGACATGACTGAGCGAGCGATTCCGGTGGTGCCGGCGGCTCATTATGCCTGCGGCGGGGTGGTTTCCAGTATCTCCGGTGAGACCGAAATGCCCGGTCTCTATACCGCCGGAGAGGTAGCCATGACCGGTATGCACGGAGCCAATCGTCTGGCCTCCAACTCGCTTCTCGAAGCGGTCGTAATGGCTCGCTTTGCGGCCGATCGCTCCAGTGCTTATGTTCGGGATATCGATTTCCCGGAGCATATTCCGGCTCACAATCTACCGGCTTCATCGTTGCGCTATCCGCGCCAGAAGATTCTTATCGCTCACGACAAACGACAGCTAAATCGAGTGATGTCGGATTTTGTCGGTATCGTTCGCCGGGTCGACCATCTGGAACTGGCTCTCGAACGCGTTCAGCAGATTCGTGAGGCGATCAACCAGTATTACTTCGCCACTCCGGTGACTCAGGCCATTGCCGAACTGCGCAATATGGCGACGGTTGCCGAGTTGATGATTAAGGCCGCCCTGTGGCGTCATGAATCGCGCGGTTTGCATTATATCGAAGACTATCCCGAAACCAAGGAAGAATATGCCCGGAACAGTATCTTCAGCAGGGAAGAAGACGATGACCACTAG